The Nymphaea colorata isolate Beijing-Zhang1983 unplaced genomic scaffold, ASM883128v2 scaffold0115, whole genome shotgun sequence genome segment CACCCACCAGGGAACGTTAGGCATCCTCACGCCCAGCTTCAGCATGGCCAAGTAGACCGATGCCGCTGCGATGGTGGGGCCGGGGTAGAAGAGGGGACAGTTGGTCCGGTAGAAGTCGTTGAGGTGCGTCCAGGAGAGCTGGCAGATGCGGCGGGATTCAGGGTGGCGGTCGAAGGTCATGAAGAGGCCGCCGATGTAGCGGTGCGGGATGTCGAAAAGTCGATAGACTTAGAATCCCAGGGCGAAGAGGATCTAGTTCTCCATTTGGATCACCTTCTTCCGCATGTATTCGTACTCGGTCGAGTTGAGCACCTGTGGCTTCACTGGGGAACGCTGTCCCTCGAAGACCTTTATAGCTGGGGGTTACTTTGAAGACGTGGTCGAAGACTGCGGAGACTTCGTAGGACTTGCGAAGGGTTTCTTCGGACTTGCAGGCGAGGAAGGTGGCGCCCATGGCCACGTCGCGGAAGTCGTGGTCGAGGAAGCCGTGGCGCGAGTAGAAGTAGTGGGCGATGGCTGCGGCGACGACGGTGGTGGAGACGGGCAGCCGGAGCGACTCGCCCGCCCGGAAGATGATTTCGCCCATGAGGTAGCCGATGCCCTTCTCCTGCTCGATGGAGAGTCCCTGGAGTTGTGAGGGCGTGGGCGCGTAGCGGTCGAGCAGGTAGTTGTCGGAGTGGGGGTCGGCGGCGTAGAGGAAGCGGCGGGTGAAGCTTTCCCTGGTGATGCCGACGGATGCTTCGCTCCTGAGGAACTGGGTGCGGATCTAAGGCTCACTATTATTCATATTAATATAAGAGCATATAGCAATGACCAAACTGAACTTATATCACACGCGCTAATCAATTACCAAAACAACTACAATTACACACTCACATGAACAACTTATCATCTAGATATGTAGATACACTAACATCACCACCCATACTGGTTTCGCAGCACCATCAAATTAGCACCAGGACATTTCCCTCCTCTTCCAAAGCGCATAAAGTTTGTTCTTGTTGATGGTGTTTGTGGTGTGGTGAAGATCTGTACTACAATTACATAATAAATCCacgatgaacaagttgcagctGCCTCAGGCCAAGCTCCTCTACGCGGTCAGCGAGATCTACCGCAAGCGCAGGATCGACGAGACCGAGAAGCGCATCCTCAAGGGTACAGCTTCCACCATCTAGAAAAGATCATCACCGACAACGTCGAAATCTACGAATTGCTCGAACAGAACGAGAAGGAAGCCGACCTCTTCGACCGCCTGATCGCTCTGGTCCGCACCCCCGAGGAACCGCACGAGCCGCAACCCGAGAACAAAGAAGTGCTGGCGAGCGTAGAGCAGGAAGAGGCATCCTCGCCGTGGGGAGAGTTCCTGCggaggaagaaaaacaacaaccAGAACAAGCACAAGTACGAGACCAACGCCATCAAGGAACTCCTCAATCCCCAGAAGACCTAATGATTTCACTCATCCATTATCACCACTCAACTCTCCAGCAACCCCACCCAGATGACGACCCTTAAGGGGGGATTATAAGTATGGGGTAGTTGGGGGCGGGGCGAGGGTGTGGGCGGGAGGGGGGTTGTAACTGTCAGTGCCAATGAATTCCAACAGGATTATAGGACTGTATTCTTTCTAAACAGCGATGAGTGAGAACATGAGCGTGCGTAAGCGGAGCCACCGCATAAAGACGACCACTGCGCAGGGGACGCACCCCTCGCTGCTGCTCTCCCTCGAGAGCAAGCTCAACAGCGCCATGTTCCGCCAGGAGATCAGCAAGGTCGACACCCTCCTCTCCCGCCAGTCCCACCACATCAAGTACTTCTCCAACGGACGCTCCTCCCTCGCGCGCAGGACCGCCGTCTCGCAGAAGATGGACTTCACGCAGAAGACGCTCACCGTACGCATGGAAGTAGTTAGTACTATCTCATGGATCACTGCAACAACGAAGAACTGGTTTCGAGACTGCTGGAGGAGAGAGGGAGGTGGGTCCGCAGCGAAACCAGAAGCGGAGACGTCAGCCTGATCTGGGGCTTCCTCAATGCTTCGCAGGCCAGCAGACTGCGCGGCAAGGAAGTGGTCAGCAGAGTGCCCCACTCCTACCAGATGACCGACAAGGGAAGGCTCTACGAAAACCTCACCAGCTACTGCGACAAGAAGAATGTAGGGCTTTCCTTCACTCAGATTTCTCTAAACTTCCTGCCGATCACCTTCCACCTGGACCAGGAGGCGCCAGCGCACCTGCTGCGGGACAGCATCCGGGAGTTCCTCTAGTTCTTCGACTACGTGAAGGAGAACACAACGCTCAGCAACACCTGGATCATGAAGCCCACCAACATGAACCAGGGGCGAGACATTCACCTCTTCAACAGCTTGGAGCAGTTCCTCAACTCAACGGCGTCAAGTGCAGCATGCACAACGCGGCGGAGGTGGAGCGATCGGTCGAGGAAGCGGTGCGGTCGAGCCGGTCGCTGATCCTCCAAAAATACATCGAGAATCCCCTGCTGCTGGAGGGCCACAAGTTCGACATCAGGATGTGGGTGCTGCTGGACCACCTGGGGCAGTTCTTCGTCTTCGAGGAGGGCTACTTGCGGTTCACCTCCACGCCCTACCGGCTGGACTCCTCCTCGCTGAGCAACAACTTCGTGCACCTCACCAACCACTCGCTGCAGAAGCACAGTCCCACCTACAGCACCGCCCACAGCCTGCGCCCCATGGCCTTCCTCAGCCAGTACCTGTCGGCGCAGGGCAAGAGCTACCAGCGCATCCAGCAGGAGATGAAGCGCATCATCACCATCACCCTCAAGGCCACCCTCGGCCAGATCCCCAGGAAGCACAAACACCAAGCCTTCTAGATCTTCGGATTCGATTTCCTCATCGATCGCGAACTCAACGTGAGGCTTATAGAGGCCAACTGCAATCCCGCCATCACTGAGGACTGCCCCCTGCTAGCGTAGCTCATACCCAAGATGCTAAGTAGTTTCTAGTTGACGTAGATGATGCATTCAAGCTCACCATCGACCGTATCTTCAACACGAAGAACCCCAAGAGCTACATGGTGAGTAGGCTCTCCGGCGAGAACTCGTGGGAAAAACTGGGCGAAATATGAGTGAGATTGCGTGATATGTTATTGCTTGTTGTTAAAAATCACCCGCGAAGGGGCTCGAACCCTCGACCATTAACTTAAAAGGCTAACGCTCTACCGACTGAGCTACGCGGGTTGGTGCTATCCTCTGCTTGTGGGTAAGAAATTACTCGTCTTTTTCGTCATGAGGATGGGAATGATGTTCTACATGAATAAGTGGAATAGAGGATCATAGGAAGTACTCTGGGACCCTTCGGGTGGGTTCGGTTTCCTTTTCCTTGGGCGAGGGGTCGTACTTCTGGTAGTTGATTTCGAGCGTGTCTCCAAACTCGAGAGCAGCTGCCTGGTTTCCGCAGCGGTAGCAGTAGTTGGGGGCGGAGAAGACGGTGACGCACTTGTTCTTGTGGGCGTAGCTGTACCCCTCCATCACCAACTGGTGGGCTCGGCAGATGGTCTTCAGGTTGTTCTTCCGCAGGAACTTGTCCGAAATGTCCTCGCCCCAACAGTACCCGGCCCCACGAGGAGAGGAACTGAAGCCTGTCTTGCCTTCGTCCGCAGGGTCGGACCACAATAGGTCGCAGAGGGCGCCGTTATGTGGCACATCTTGGAACCGATTGATATTCCTGAGTTGATCGAGGGTCTCGATTTCGGGCGAGAGTCCTCCGTGTAGGCAAAAGACCTGGTTTTAAATTTCTGCTGCGACAGGGAGGCACTGGAAGATATCTGCGAACATCTTCCAGATGAGGTCGGTGCCGTACTTCTTGAGGCACTCGTCGTAGAAGCCGTAGAGCTTGTTGATCTCGCGGTTCTCGTGGTTTCCGCGCAGGATGGTGATGCGGCTGCGGTACTTGATCTTGAGCAGCAGGATGTAGAGGAAGGTCTCCACGCTGTTGAAGCCGCGGTCCACGTAGTCCCCCATGAACAGGTAGTTCGTGTGCGGCAGCTTCCCGCAGATCTCGAAGATCTACAGCAGGTCGAAGAATTGGCCGTGGGTGTCCCCGCACACAGTCACCGGAGCACGCACATGCACCAGGTTCGGCTCCTAGCTCAGGATCTACTTGGCCTTGGTAGGGTGGGCAGTACCTTTTCGCAGATGGATTTGACCTAGCGTTCTGGGATGACTCCGAGGCTCTCGAGGGTGCAGAGGTATTCGTCGATGTTCTTCATGAATAGAAAATGGTTATAAATGGAAGGTTCTAATTCTATACTAATAGTAGAGTGGACGCCAGCATCAGTGAtagtttatttttgaaaaaatgcgcAGAGAGCCTCCCGCAGGAAGGAAATGGGCGGTTGTTTGGGAATGGAGGGGAAATTGGAGAAATATTGTTACGGTTTCGAATAGGAGGGATTGGTTTTGGAGGATTGGGAGAGCAGGGATGATGCTGTTGCTCTTTGAACATGTTTTGGATTGGGATTATTGTTGCTATTTTATGGGTTGGGGTGCGGAAGTCGAAATATTGGGAAAACAGATGATTGCTTAACTATTTTCAGCCAACCAAATACTCGCCCACTGGCTATCCTCACCATTCCCCTTACGATGAGTGCAATCATCACGATATTATCTTTACATATCCTGGCTAGCCTCACCCCTGCATGTTCTGTATGgaaaaaaattgccaaattaCCATCCATCTAACGTTGATTAATCTGATACCTCTAATTCTAGCAATACGAAAAGAAGATCAAAAAAGTTCGATGAGGACGGCACTCATGTTGTCACATCCCACCAGTTCCTTTAAATCCTTGGCAACCAGGTCGTTGAACAATTTGTCCATCACTATCTTCTTGTCGTTGTTCTTCTCCCTCAGCAGTTTGATGTGGCTCACCATTTTTTGGTTATTGGCGACGTACCTTTCCCACACTCCATCGCAGCCGAGGATGATGAAGTTGTCGTGGGAACTTCTCTCGGTTTCGGTTACTTAGGGCAGCGAAGTCACCGCCTGCTCCTCGTAGGGACGGCTCGAGAAGTGCTTGTACTAGAAGTCGCCGAAGGAGCGAGAGAGGGACAGCGACCCATTCACCCTTCCCAGCTGCACGTAGCCTCCCGCCTTCTCGATTCTGGCCTTCTCGGAGGGGGAATCGGGCTTGTGGTCGGTGGAGAGGGCAACTGCGTTGTCGCCCCTGCACAGGACCGCCCTGGAGTCGCCGATATTGGCAACGTAGAAGCGGTCCTTGGTCATGAGGAGCACCACAGCGGTGGTTCCAGCTCGGTAGCTCACCTTCTCCTTGGATCCGAGCGTTACGCCCAGCCTCTTGCCGATCACCGTCATTCTTCCTCTCCCCGTGGGCTCAGCAGCAGCTAGTCGATCCTCTTGAAGACGTTGGTGAGGGCCTTGGAATAGTTTTTGACTTTGAAGGATGGGTCATTGAGGAGTTCCTTGGGGAGGTTCTGAGCAGCAAAGTGGGCCACCTATGGTCCGCCGTGACCGTCGAAGACCCCGAAGAGGTAAACTCCATCGATTAGCTCCTGGCAAAGGACAGCGTCTTCCATCGACCGTCTCCAGCCTGAATTATGGGATGTTTACCTTGCATTTCGCAGGAGGTGTAGGCAAAGCCGTTGAGGCACTTGGATTCTATCTTTTTTGAGAGAATTGGCTTCTTGAGGTACTCAGAGCTCATTTTGGGGGGAGGTGATTCAGTAATTGaataattattattaaaaatggcTGCAGCCGGCTGATAAGAAGAGGGGGCGTTTGTTGGCGAGGGGGGCGAGGAGTTTGGGGGTGTTATTGGAGGCGGTCGAGGAGGGATTTTATTGTGGTGGTGATATGCGAGAATATACGATCAATTTTGAGGGAGGATACTATTTTCGCGCAATAATGCAACCGTCACCCTTTTATCTTTCTGCGTATTCAAAAGACGGTTGACTTGGTGTATGTAGGAAGAAAAAAACACCTATTCTTTTCGGAGTAAAACAACGCTTTATTATctgatattgatttttaaatattgaataTCGAATAATGCTGAAGGCCGCAATCGAAAGAAAATTAAGGATCAAATCAAAAATGGGCATGATGGATGCGCAGGGACCTTCGTTGTTtggaattttatttatttggatGGGATAGTTGTGGGACTTGCAATAATAATGCTATTCTTGATGTTGAAAAGAGAACGACACATATTCTTTTATAATTGGGAATGTGGATGAAGGAAAGGGCCACCGCTATGGAAAATTATTGTCTGTATATGAACGAtgataatatttaaaaataatcatgATTTTCTCTATAAATATGAATAGATAAAAAGAATGCCCATGGGATTACATGCTCAGCTAGTTTTAGCGAAAACAGGCATGAAAGACAGTGGAAAATATGATCCTACACACTCTACTTTGCTCTATTCTCAAAACTCCACAAATAAAATATCAGAGCTCTCCTTCGCCAGAGAGCTATCCACCCCATATCGCATACCGCTAGCAACTTCGACTGAGGATCCCTTCCAAAGGGCCGATGATCTTCATGAAGACTTCCCGATTGATGCAAAAAAGACGCACCTAAGTCAGCGTCTTGATGCTGGCCTGGCGGGGGATGTTCTTGAGGAGGGCGATTTCTCCGAAGTAATCTCCCTTCTTGTAGGCGTAGACCATCCTGTTGTGCCCCTCTCGGGACTTATAGGCGACCAGCTGTCCCTCGGCCACGATGTAGAAGGTGCTTCCCATCTCTCCCTCCTTGATGATGAACTTATCCGCAGCCACCCTCCTCTCCTCCAAGCTTTCGAACAGCTTGGTGCGCTCATATATGTCCAAATCCTTGAAGAACTCGATCCTGTTGACGAAGGCCTCGCACTCGTTGATCTTTTGGATCATCTTGGTCCGCAGGACGAGGTTAAACTACTGGCGGTCCAGCTAGAAGAGCTTGCCCGGAGTGATGGCAGTAATCGTAGAGGCTCTGGGGTGGCTGTAGAGGAGGGCCAGCTATCCGAAGAATTCTCCCGCCTTGTACTCGCGAAGAATTTCggaatttccttttttctaacATTTGAACCTTCCCTCGGAGACGATGTAGAGTATGTCGCCACTCTCGCCCTCCCTGAGGACCACTTCATCCTTGTCGAACGATTTCACTCTAATCTTGGCGATGAGCTTGAGGAGGCTGTCGTGGTTGAGATGCTCGAAGAAGATGCACTTTTTGAGGTAGAGCATGAGGTTGATCTTGGTGTCCTCGGGCCAGTTGGCGTCCTGCCTGACCGACGTTGATTTCATGATTATGTTGAAGGTTTGCGTGCTGTCTCCGGAAACTCCCTTTCTGAACTTGCGCTTGCCGTTTAGCCGTTTTCTCCGCTTTTACTGGAATACTTCGTCGGACTCTTCATCGCTAAAAAGTTCCTTAGGGTCTTCGTTTCCTCCGTGGTCTGGGTTATTCATcttttactgtatttttttagCCATTAAATGCAAAAATCTTTGATGTTGGCGGGTTGCTTGATGAGGAGTTCAAGCTGCAGGGGGGCAAAGACTGGCATGACTCTATTTTGGATGTAGGTGTTGATCTCTTTTGTCTTTTGCTCGCCGGACCTTGCTCTTGCGGATTTGACGGGCGTGATAACCTTTCCCTCCATGTTTTTATTTTCGAAGGCAGATTTAAATCaaggaatatatataatttcgATTTTTCTACCTTCACTCATCGCGGAATCTAAAGTAATGCATGTATACCGTCTTAAATCCCTGGGCAAGAGAGAATGGAAGGAGATATAGGATAGATAAGACACGAAAGTTGCCAGTTTTGGGTTTACTGCATCAATTGCCATCGTTTTGGGATGATAAGATCATGTATGCCAAATCAACAGAAATAACGATAGCTTATAtagaaatttgataaaaaatcgGTTATTCATTTATAATGGCTTAGTAAATATTATTGCTTCATCAAAGCTACTATTCCAACTATGTGCGCGGATTCACATTGCTGGAGTCCATAGACGAACGAAAAGTCATCTTTGGCGCGAAGTGGGGGTAATCTCTCGGGGGACTCATCGGCCAGCCTGACCCAAACAGCCGTCCTTCGTAGAGCCTGCTGACCGAGTGCCTCACCATGGCTTTTCCCAGATCCGGCTGCAGGATCTTGTAGTCATTGTAGGCGTAGAGGGTCACTGTTTCGTTGTGGCTGCGCAATTTGAAGTCGATGGAGGAGCTGAGGGGCAATCCTTCCACTTCCAATTGTAAAGCCACAGCGAAGCTCAATACTTTGTCTCTTTTGATGTTGAGTTCGCAGTCGAAGTTGAGGGACACGGTCATGGTATCCTCTCCTGATTTGCTTACTTTGACTGATGCTAGGGAAGCCTTGCAGTTGCCTGTAACTGGCTCATCGGCGTAGAATTTGTCCCTCACCTTGTCCAGCACGTCGTAGAGATCCCCGCGTAGAATTGAAACATCCTCGACTGCCAGTTTTGCCTGGTGAGGTCGGTGTCTAATTCTCCCCGGTAGATGGCGTAACGGAGGGCGTTTTCGTAGAAATCGTATGAGATGTATTGCTGCGACTATCCGTATACGCTTTGTAAGTGGAATTCTACTCGGGATTGAGAGGAGAGGTGGGGACTGAGCGGTTTCCGCACTTCCACTGGGGGTAGTTAAGGCCCTGCACCTCGTAGGAGAGACGACTCCTTCGCTGTCGAGGTGGACGCTGACTCCTCTGCGCGTGAAGGGCACGGTGGCGTTTGGTTTTCCCCCTCCAGGCGCCCAAACGTAGTCGAACTGGCCGTCTAGAGGAATGTGCTCGTCGTGCAAAGAGTTTCGGAGGTAGTAGCTGTAGTATTTTTAAAGTCCGCCTCCAGCTCGTCCCTGACTGCGTTTTCGCCCACTATCTTATTCATCATTTGGGTGAGGATTCTCTTGTCTTCCTCGAGGACGTTGGGCGGATCGATGCGGGTGATCTTGAAGGTTTCCCCGATGCCCTGCCACTTGATCGGCGTGTAGTCGAGCAGCTCGTAGCTAAAGAAGGATCCATTAACAGTCATCACCACAGACTTGACGAAGATGACAGAGTCGCTTAAGCCGAAAGCCGATCCCGTTCCGTTGCTTCTGCTGCTCCCTATTTCTTCCATTCGAAATTGAGAGTGGCCTCCAGTCTTCCCCCAAAGATGACGATCGTATCATTGCCAAGAACGTTGGCCTTTTGCTCAGTATCTCTGTAGTAGAAGGTGGCTGGTTTTGCGTTGAAGATTGTGTATGAT includes the following:
- the LOC116268113 gene encoding uncharacterized protein LOC116268113, with product MGGDIRTQFLRSEASVGITRESFTRRFLYAADPHSDNYLLDRYAPTPSQLQGLSIEQEKGIGYLMGEIIFRAGESLRLPVSTTVVAAAIAHYFYSRHGFLDHDFRDVAMGATFLACKSEETLRKSYEVSAVFDHVFKVTPSYKGLRGTAFPSEATVYRLFDIPHRYIGGLFMTFDRHPESRRICQLSWTHLNDFYRTNCPLFYPGPTIAAASVYLAMLKLGVRMPNVPWWVLIEAHL
- the LOC116268114 gene encoding LOW QUALITY PROTEIN: uncharacterized protein LOC116268114 (The sequence of the model RefSeq protein was modified relative to this genomic sequence to represent the inferred CDS: deleted 2 bases in 1 codon; substituted 5 bases at 5 genomic stop codons); this translates as MKNIDEYLCTLESLGVIPERXVKSICEKVLPTLKAKXILSXEPNLVHVRAPVTVCGDTHGQFFDLLXIFEICGKLPHTNYLFMGDYVDRGFNSVETFLYILLLKIKYRSRITILRGNHENREINKLYGFYDECLKKYGTDLIWKMFADIFQCLPVAAEIXNQVFCLHGGLSPEIETLDQLRNINRFQDVPHNGALCDLLWSDPADEGKTGFSSSPRGAGYCWGEDISDKFLRKNNLKTICRAHQLVMEGYSYAHKNKCVTVFSAPNYCYRCGNQAAALEFGDTLEINYQKYDPSPKEKETEPTRRVPEYFL
- the LOC116268115 gene encoding LOW QUALITY PROTEIN: uncharacterized protein LOC116268115 (The sequence of the model RefSeq protein was modified relative to this genomic sequence to represent the inferred CDS: substituted 1 base at 1 genomic stop codon); protein product: MEDAVLCQELIDGVYLFGVFDGHGGPXVAHFAAQNLPKELLNDPSFKDRLAAAEPTGRGRMTVIGKRLGVTLGSKEKVSYRAGTTAVVLLMTKDRFYVANIGDSRAVLCRGDNAVALSTDHKPDSPSEKARIEKAGGYVQLGRVNGSLSLSRSFGDF